The DNA segment GGGGTAGTGATTGACTTCACCGGGCGGTCGTTTAGGAAGCATCACATGAGCCATTCCTCCGAAAAAATTCGTCGGATTCCAAAAGCATATCGATACACAAGAACCGAGTAAGGTCCTAATTCTTAAGTTTTTTTGACCCCAACAAAATCCGCCGGGCTGTAAAAATAAATCTCGGACAATATCCGGTTCAATCATTTTTCTTCCACAAGCATCTCAGAATTTTGGGTTTCTTCTATCGAAGTCAGTTCGTCCAGGTTGAGAATCTTTTCGGTATTTAAAATGATGATAAATCCGTTTTCCTGACGAGCCATACCTTGGATAAAATCAACCTTTACGCGCGCTCCGAAAGTCGGCGCAGGTTCAATATCGTCTAATGAAATTGAAACCACCTCGTTGACCGATTCTACAAGAATGCCTAGATCGTTTCTCTCCTTTCCGTCCAAACTTCTCCCAGAAAAAATCTCAACGATGATTACGCAGGTTTTTCGATCGGGTTCTATCTTTTGTTTAAAAAATTTATGCTTTAAATCCACCACAGGTACGACGTTACCGCGAAGATTGATTACACCAGGAATAAAGTCCGGCATCAAAGGAACATTCGTCAAACCGGAATATTCGATGATCTCTTTGATGTGTAATATTCCGATTCCATAACACTCATCTCCAAGATAGAATGTTAGAAATTGATTGTCTTCGATTGTATTCATACGAATTACTCCGAAACTCAAAATTTCTCGAACTTTTCCGCTGGAGACAATCCACCCGTTTCAAGCTTTGTAGACTTAAGAACGGATTCACGTTTTAAGGGTTGGGAGGTTTTTTTGAGACCTGAGGAAACCGTTTCTCTATTTAACAAACCTCCGTTTGTAATACGTTTTCCATCGGTTTCAAGAATCTTAAAAAAGAGAACGGATTCTCTGAGTTGCTCCGCCTGTGAGTTCATCTCTTCTGAAATTGCAGCTAATTCTTCGGAAGCGGAGGCGTTTTGTTGAGAAACCTGATCCAATTGTCCCATTGCTTTGTTGATTTCAGAAACTCCCGCGGCTTGTTCGTCGCTCGCCGCCGTGATTTCCTGAACCAGATCCGCCGTTTTTCGAATCGAAGGCACGATCTGTGAAATCAATTGCCCCGCCTTTTCCGCAATCGCAACGCTGTTTCCTGCCAAGCTACTGATCTCATTCGCGGACTTTTGACTTCTTTCCGCAAGTTTACGAACCTCGGATGCAACGACCGCAAATCCTTTTCCATGATCTCCGGCCCTTGCTGCTTCGATCGCAGCATTTAATGCGAGTAGATTGGTTTGATAGGCAATATCTTCGATAATACTAATCTTTTCCGCGATCTGTTTCATCGCCTTAACCGTTTCAATCACGGAAGTCCCGCCTTCCTCTGCGTCCTTGGATGATTTGGAAGAAATTTGTTCCGTTTGGCGCGAATTTTGTGCGTTTTGATCGATAGAAGCAGTCATTTCTTCCAGTGAAGAAGTAGTTTC comes from the Leptospira sp. WS92.C1 genome and includes:
- a CDS encoding chemotaxis protein CheW, translating into MNTIEDNQFLTFYLGDECYGIGILHIKEIIEYSGLTNVPLMPDFIPGVINLRGNVVPVVDLKHKFFKQKIEPDRKTCVIIVEIFSGRSLDGKERNDLGILVESVNEVVSISLDDIEPAPTFGARVKVDFIQGMARQENGFIIILNTEKILNLDELTSIEETQNSEMLVEEK